The Candidatus Glassbacteria bacterium genome has a segment encoding these proteins:
- a CDS encoding ribulokinase (catalyzes the phosphorylation of ribulose to ribulose 5-phosphate), whose product AGTLCRQWAEKLGLPAGIPVAVGAFDAHLGAVGAGIVPYALTKVIGTSTCDMLVAPAADVGDKAVRGICGQVDGSVIPGMVGMEAGQSAFGDVYAWLRGILCWPLEQILPAIEGVSAGQAGDIAARIRSKVYASLTEQAALLAPDDTTVLALDWLNGRRTPDADQRLTGAVAGLSLGSDPPRLFRALVESTAYGARRIAERFEQEGVPIRQVIALGGVATQSPYVMQTVADVMDRRISIAASEQACALGAAMFGATAAGLYGDVLAAQSAMSAGFSAEYAPRGQYVEIYNRLYQRYLRLGDYVESETGRTES is encoded by the coding sequence CGCCGGAACGCTCTGCCGGCAGTGGGCGGAAAAACTGGGCCTGCCGGCTGGGATTCCCGTGGCGGTCGGTGCGTTCGACGCCCATCTGGGCGCTGTCGGCGCGGGGATCGTACCCTATGCGCTGACCAAGGTGATCGGCACCTCCACCTGCGACATGCTGGTGGCGCCGGCCGCCGATGTGGGCGATAAGGCGGTGCGAGGTATCTGCGGGCAGGTGGATGGCTCGGTGATTCCGGGGATGGTGGGAATGGAAGCGGGCCAGAGCGCGTTCGGCGACGTTTACGCCTGGCTGCGCGGTATCCTCTGCTGGCCGCTGGAGCAAATCCTGCCCGCTATCGAGGGAGTCTCCGCCGGGCAGGCCGGGGATATCGCGGCGCGGATCAGGTCGAAAGTTTACGCTTCGCTCACCGAGCAGGCGGCTCTGCTGGCTCCCGATGACACCACCGTGCTGGCGCTCGACTGGCTCAACGGCCGCCGCACTCCGGATGCCGACCAGCGGCTGACCGGGGCTGTCGCCGGGCTGAGTCTGGGCAGCGACCCGCCGCGGCTGTTCCGTGCGCTGGTTGAATCCACCGCCTACGGGGCACGCAGGATCGCCGAGCGGTTCGAGCAGGAGGGTGTGCCGATCCGGCAGGTAATCGCCCTGGGCGGAGTGGCCACCCAGTCACCCTACGTGATGCAGACTGTCGCCGACGTAATGGACCGCCGGATCAGTATCGCCGCCAGCGAACAGGCCTGCGCCCTGGGCGCGGCGATGTTCGGAGCCACCGCGGCCGGGTTGTATGGTGACGTACTGGCAGCTCAAAGTGCCATGAGCGCCGGGTTCAGCGCCGAGTACGCTCCCCGCGGCCAATACGTGGAAATCTACAACCGCCTCTACCAGCGCTATCTTCGGCTGGGAGATTATGTCGAAAGCGAAACCGGACGGACGGAAAGTTGA